In the genome of Nonomuraea helvata, one region contains:
- a CDS encoding TOPRIM nucleotidyl transferase/hydrolase domain-containing protein, giving the protein MSDTQTVVLVEGASDKSAIEALAERRGRDLAAEGISLVAMGGATNIATYIRRFGPPGHNLRLAGLCDVGEEGDYRNALERAGLGANLSRSDLEALGFFVCIADLEDELIRALGTATVERVVDAEGELSSFRTLQKQPAWRGGATHDQLRRFMGSGSGRKIRYSGLLVGALDLDRVPRPLDMLLAHL; this is encoded by the coding sequence GTGAGCGACACGCAAACCGTGGTCCTGGTCGAGGGCGCCAGTGACAAGTCGGCGATCGAAGCGCTGGCCGAGCGCCGTGGCCGGGACCTGGCGGCCGAAGGCATCTCTCTTGTGGCGATGGGCGGCGCGACGAACATCGCGACGTATATACGTAGGTTCGGGCCTCCCGGTCACAATCTCCGGCTGGCCGGTCTGTGCGACGTCGGGGAGGAAGGCGACTACCGAAACGCCCTCGAGCGTGCCGGCCTCGGAGCAAATCTCAGCCGGAGCGATCTGGAGGCGCTGGGATTCTTCGTGTGCATCGCCGACCTCGAAGACGAGCTGATCCGAGCCCTCGGCACCGCCACGGTTGAACGCGTTGTCGATGCCGAGGGCGAACTCAGCTCATTTCGTACGCTCCAGAAGCAACCCGCATGGCGCGGGGGTGCCACTCACGACCAGTTGCGCCGATTCATGGGATCAGGCAGTGGCCGCAAAATTCGCTACTCCGGCCTGCTCGTCGGGGCGCTCGATCTCGATCGGGTACCGCGGCCGCTGGACATGCTGCTGGCCCACCTCTGA
- a CDS encoding xanthine dehydrogenase family protein molybdopterin-binding subunit, protein MRYIGMPLARREDRDLVTGQARRVADLDLAGTLELAFTRSPVPHALIRGVDVATALEEEGVAGAWSAADLPYLAARDLPGGDDRTPWPLLATGRVRFPGEALAVVAAGTRAQAEDGAEAVRLILGPLPFTLTPGTDGDNLVVERTFGEPADDVFASAPVVVEAAYREQLLLPTSLEPRAVLVDPGRDGRLTVYASHQAQHRLRDSLAAALGLGRDRIRVIVPATGGAFGAKSQTYPEYVVAALLAVHLRRPVRWCEDRAEAMLAGPRGRGQTQRVRLAADEDGVFLAYELLIDAGIGAYPHTGAFVPMMTGAMSTGAYRTPRVHTQVRCVLTNTAPTTSYRGAGRPEAAYALERTVDRLARRLGMDPAELRRRNFIRPDQYPYLTPTGRTYDSGDYAAALDKALAAVGYDEVRAEQARRREEGGPPIGVGIATYVERSGGPPDSDEFGSVEACPDGTFIARVGSTSAGQGHFTAFAQVVASVLDVDVDRVRVVEGDTGEVPYGFATFGSRSMQVGGAALWRAAESLVATARRRCAELLGVEEEEVSYAAGRLVVGGDTCAELLEPDHRTDGPSGDDFTAGVAAGPLPGLPIGELVARTGPLRADEIVAPPQAFPYGAHVAVVEVDPDLGTVHVRQLVAVDDYGVVVNPMIVSGQTHGSIAQGLGQALYEQAVIGQNGLPYATTLLDYLLPTAADMPPVTLLETTTPNPNTPLGAKGAGEAGCIGIPPAIVNAVCDALNIDHIDMPLTPAAVWSALPTTSSPR, encoded by the coding sequence TTGCGGTACATCGGGATGCCGCTCGCGCGGCGTGAGGATCGCGACCTGGTCACCGGCCAGGCGCGCAGGGTCGCCGACCTGGACCTCGCCGGCACGCTCGAGCTCGCCTTCACCCGAAGCCCGGTGCCGCACGCGCTGATCCGCGGGGTGGACGTCGCCACCGCGCTCGAGGAGGAGGGCGTGGCCGGCGCATGGTCCGCCGCCGACCTGCCGTACCTCGCCGCCCGTGACCTGCCCGGCGGGGACGACCGGACACCGTGGCCGCTGCTCGCCACCGGCCGCGTCCGCTTCCCGGGCGAGGCGCTCGCCGTGGTCGCCGCCGGTACACGCGCCCAGGCCGAGGACGGCGCCGAAGCCGTCCGCCTCATCCTGGGGCCACTGCCCTTCACCCTCACTCCCGGTACCGACGGCGACAACCTGGTGGTCGAGCGCACTTTCGGCGAGCCGGCCGACGACGTGTTCGCCTCCGCCCCGGTGGTGGTCGAGGCCGCCTACCGTGAGCAGCTCCTGCTCCCCACGTCGCTGGAGCCGAGGGCCGTCCTGGTCGATCCGGGGCGCGACGGCCGCCTCACCGTGTACGCCTCGCACCAGGCCCAGCACCGGCTGCGCGACTCGCTCGCCGCGGCGCTCGGGCTCGGCAGGGACCGGATCCGGGTGATCGTCCCCGCCACCGGCGGCGCGTTCGGCGCCAAGAGCCAGACCTACCCGGAGTACGTCGTCGCCGCCCTGCTGGCCGTCCACCTGCGCCGGCCGGTCCGCTGGTGCGAGGACCGCGCCGAGGCCATGCTGGCCGGCCCGCGCGGTCGCGGCCAGACCCAGCGCGTACGGCTGGCGGCCGACGAGGACGGCGTCTTCCTCGCGTACGAGCTCCTGATAGACGCCGGCATCGGCGCGTACCCGCACACGGGCGCCTTCGTCCCCATGATGACCGGAGCCATGAGCACCGGCGCGTACCGCACCCCAAGAGTGCACACCCAGGTCCGCTGCGTGCTCACCAACACCGCCCCGACCACCTCCTACCGCGGCGCGGGGCGCCCGGAGGCCGCCTACGCCCTCGAACGCACCGTGGACCGGCTGGCCCGCCGGCTCGGCATGGACCCGGCCGAGCTGCGCCGCCGCAACTTCATCCGCCCCGACCAGTACCCGTACCTGACGCCGACCGGCCGCACCTACGACTCCGGCGACTACGCCGCCGCGCTCGACAAGGCCCTCGCCGCCGTCGGCTACGACGAGGTCCGCGCCGAGCAGGCTCGCCGCCGCGAGGAGGGCGGGCCGCCGATCGGCGTGGGCATCGCCACGTATGTCGAACGTTCGGGCGGGCCGCCGGACAGCGACGAGTTCGGCAGCGTGGAGGCCTGCCCTGACGGCACGTTCATCGCCCGCGTCGGCTCGACCTCCGCCGGGCAGGGCCACTTCACCGCGTTCGCGCAGGTGGTGGCCTCGGTCCTGGACGTGGACGTCGACCGGGTCCGCGTCGTCGAAGGCGACACCGGCGAGGTGCCCTACGGCTTCGCCACGTTCGGCAGCCGTTCCATGCAGGTGGGCGGGGCGGCGCTGTGGCGCGCCGCCGAGTCGCTCGTCGCCACCGCCCGCCGCCGCTGCGCCGAGCTTCTCGGGGTGGAGGAAGAGGAGGTCTCGTACGCGGCGGGCCGCCTGGTGGTCGGAGGCGACACGTGTGCGGAGCTCCTGGAGCCCGACCATCGGACAGACGGCCCCTCGGGGGACGACTTCACGGCCGGTGTCGCCGCGGGCCCGCTCCCCGGGCTCCCCATCGGCGAACTGGTCGCCCGCACCGGCCCTCTACGCGCCGACGAGATCGTCGCCCCACCGCAGGCGTTCCCGTACGGCGCGCACGTCGCCGTCGTGGAGGTGGACCCCGACCTCGGCACCGTCCACGTGCGCCAACTGGTGGCGGTGGACGACTACGGCGTGGTCGTCAACCCCATGATCGTCAGCGGCCAGACCCACGGCTCGATCGCCCAGGGCCTCGGCCAGGCTCTGTACGAGCAGGCGGTCATAGGCCAGAACGGCCTCCCGTACGCCACGACGCTCCTGGACTACCTCCTCCCGACAGCCGCCGACATGCCCCCGGTCACCCTCCTGGAGACCACCACCCCCAACCCCAACACACCGCTGGGCGCCAAGGGCGCGGGCGAGGCCGGCTGCATCGGCATCCCACCCGCCATCGTGAACGCCGTCTGCGACGCCCTGAACATCGACCACATCGACATGCCCCTGACGCCGGCGGCCGTATGGTCAGCCCTTCCGACAACATCATCGCCCCGGTAA
- a CDS encoding NF041680 family putative transposase, whose protein sequence is MLASAVAAVLESGQEGERAEAMAELSEFRQEIYGCLTARADELFELAEAVLCADGPVRSLVGLALAPEHRRGHGALYDAINHGRIEIGRLRRALATVPLPRAAGGRIVLAADVTAWLRPDAPTSPERLFCHTYGRRKDEHQMIPGWPYSMIAALETGRTSWTAVLDAVRLGPDDDEAAVTATQLRDLVARLIQAGQWRQGDPDILLVVDAGYDTARLAFLLDGLPVEVLGRLRSDRVLLRPAPSREEFLLASPGGGRPPKHGGEFRMKDETSWGEPAHLTSTATSRYGTAVASCWDRLHPRLGRRSAWIDHVGELPVIEGTLIHLRVEHLSGERDPKPVWLWTSAIGITAAHLDRLWQAFLRRFDLEHTFRMWKQTLGWTVPKIRDPYAADRWTWLIIIAYTQLRLARLLAEDLRRPWERPLPPERLTPARVRRGFRHLRTSLPQPAGAPKPTSAGPGRPKGSRNRVPARHHEVGKTAKRAASLTEHREQAG, encoded by the coding sequence ATGCTGGCATCCGCGGTGGCGGCTGTCCTGGAATCGGGCCAGGAGGGTGAGCGGGCCGAAGCGATGGCGGAGTTGTCGGAGTTCCGCCAGGAGATATATGGTTGCCTGACGGCGCGCGCGGATGAGCTGTTCGAGCTGGCCGAGGCGGTGTTATGCGCCGACGGGCCGGTACGCAGCCTGGTCGGACTGGCGCTGGCCCCCGAACACCGGCGCGGTCACGGCGCCTTGTATGACGCGATCAACCACGGCCGGATCGAGATCGGCCGGCTCCGCAGAGCCCTGGCTACGGTGCCGCTGCCGCGCGCGGCGGGCGGGCGGATCGTCCTGGCCGCCGATGTGACTGCGTGGCTGCGGCCAGACGCGCCGACCAGCCCCGAACGGCTGTTCTGCCACACCTACGGCCGCCGCAAGGACGAGCATCAGATGATCCCCGGCTGGCCATACTCGATGATCGCCGCACTGGAGACCGGCCGGACCTCCTGGACTGCGGTGCTCGACGCAGTGCGGCTCGGCCCCGACGACGATGAGGCCGCCGTCACCGCAACCCAGCTTCGCGACCTGGTCGCCCGCCTGATCCAGGCCGGGCAGTGGCGTCAGGGCGACCCGGACATCCTGCTGGTGGTCGACGCCGGATACGACACCGCCCGACTGGCCTTCCTCCTGGACGGCCTGCCGGTGGAGGTGCTGGGCCGGTTGCGCTCGGACCGGGTGCTGCTGCGTCCCGCCCCATCGCGTGAGGAATTCCTGCTGGCCAGCCCCGGTGGCGGACGTCCGCCCAAACATGGAGGCGAGTTCCGGATGAAGGACGAGACCAGCTGGGGCGAGCCGGCCCACCTCACGAGCACCGCCACCAGCCGGTACGGCACGGCGGTCGCCTCCTGCTGGGACCGGCTACACCCTCGGCTGGGCCGCCGCAGCGCCTGGATCGATCATGTCGGCGAGCTCCCGGTCATCGAGGGCACCCTCATCCATCTGCGGGTCGAGCACCTGTCCGGCGAACGTGATCCCAAGCCGGTGTGGCTGTGGACATCGGCCATCGGCATCACCGCCGCGCATCTGGATCGGCTCTGGCAGGCGTTCCTGCGCAGGTTCGATCTTGAGCACACGTTCAGAATGTGGAAGCAGACCCTGGGCTGGACCGTCCCCAAGATCCGCGACCCCTACGCCGCTGACCGCTGGACCTGGCTGATCATTATCGCCTACACCCAGCTTCGTCTCGCTCGCCTCCTCGCCGAAGACCTTCGCCGCCCGTGGGAGAGGCCGCTGCCGCCCGAGCGGCTCACCCCCGCTCGCGTCCGCCGGGGGTTTCGCCACCTCCGCACGAGCCTGCCCCAGCCCGCCGGTGCGCCCAAACCCACGAGCGCTGGTCCCGGACGCCCCAAGGGATCAAGGAACCGCGTCCCCGCCCGTCATCACGAGGTGGGAAAGACCGCCAAACGCGCGGCATCACTCACCGAGCACCGCGAGCAGGCAGGTTAA
- a CDS encoding multicopper oxidase family protein: protein MTEKNHRITLSRRAFIGAGLAAGIGLGVGIPFSLGAAGLTSTGNLLRSRLPLPQPFTMPFQTPPVLKPVRSDADTDYYEITQTAATASILPGVKTAIWGYNGIFPGPTIVSRRARTTVVRHTNHLPVPTVAHLHGGRTPPDSDGYPIDFVYPVDRSYVNQHMNMEHMNMGGSMVGDTTEGHRSYTYPLDQRAAMLWYHDHRMDFTGPSVWRGLAGLHFVRDDEEDALGLPSGPRELPVMITDRSFAADGSLSYPSIDGSLMRTPGVTGSFVAGVLGDVMLVNGTPWPVARVDGATYRLRIINACNARRLDLRLDPQPDGLLTQIGTDGGLLAAPIRHEHVELAPAQRLDVIIDFSNYKPGTAVTLLNDFGDGNMSQVMRFIVGEKADEPFTVPDKLSTAESLTAAQAVTTRTFRFQSGDVSHMKGWLIDGRPFSPNDIAAAPKLGTVEVWRLIADFHHPVHLHLSPFQVLSRGIGGPGAFDAGWKDTIDLRASEEAAIAIRFDGYPGKYVFHCHNLEHEDMAMMANFTTR from the coding sequence ATGACCGAGAAGAACCACCGGATCACGTTGAGCCGCCGGGCGTTCATCGGCGCCGGCCTTGCCGCCGGCATCGGCCTGGGAGTGGGCATCCCGTTCTCCCTCGGCGCGGCCGGGCTCACCTCGACCGGCAACCTGCTCCGCAGCCGATTGCCGCTCCCGCAGCCGTTCACGATGCCCTTCCAGACCCCGCCCGTACTGAAGCCGGTGCGCAGCGACGCCGATACCGACTACTACGAGATCACTCAGACCGCGGCGACGGCCTCGATCCTGCCGGGGGTGAAGACGGCGATCTGGGGCTACAACGGGATCTTCCCCGGCCCCACCATCGTCAGCCGACGTGCCCGCACAACCGTGGTGAGGCACACCAACCACCTTCCCGTTCCCACGGTGGCGCACCTGCACGGCGGCCGTACCCCGCCCGACAGCGACGGATACCCGATCGACTTCGTCTACCCCGTCGACAGGTCCTACGTGAACCAGCACATGAACATGGAGCACATGAACATGGGCGGCTCGATGGTCGGAGATACCACCGAAGGCCACCGCTCCTACACCTATCCACTCGACCAGCGCGCGGCGATGCTCTGGTACCACGACCACCGCATGGACTTCACCGGCCCGAGTGTCTGGCGCGGACTCGCCGGCCTCCACTTCGTGCGAGACGACGAAGAGGACGCTCTCGGCCTGCCCTCCGGCCCACGCGAGCTCCCTGTCATGATCACCGATCGCAGCTTCGCCGCTGACGGATCCCTGTCCTACCCGAGCATCGACGGGAGCCTGATGAGGACACCCGGCGTCACCGGCTCATTCGTCGCCGGCGTCCTTGGAGACGTCATGCTCGTCAACGGCACGCCCTGGCCGGTTGCGAGAGTCGACGGCGCCACATACCGCCTGCGCATCATCAACGCCTGCAATGCCAGACGCCTCGACCTGCGTCTCGACCCGCAACCTGATGGCCTCCTGACACAGATCGGCACCGACGGCGGGCTCCTTGCCGCACCCATTCGTCATGAGCATGTCGAGCTCGCCCCCGCGCAACGTCTCGACGTCATCATCGACTTCTCCAACTACAAACCTGGAACCGCGGTGACGCTGCTCAACGACTTCGGTGACGGGAACATGTCCCAGGTCATGCGCTTCATCGTCGGCGAGAAAGCCGACGAGCCGTTCACCGTTCCCGACAAACTCTCCACGGCCGAATCGCTCACCGCGGCCCAGGCCGTCACGACCCGCACCTTCCGCTTTCAATCGGGAGACGTCAGCCACATGAAGGGCTGGCTCATCGACGGGCGACCATTCAGCCCCAACGACATCGCCGCCGCGCCGAAGCTCGGCACGGTCGAGGTCTGGCGGCTCATCGCAGACTTCCATCACCCCGTGCACCTCCACCTCAGCCCCTTCCAGGTGCTCTCCCGAGGTATCGGCGGCCCCGGGGCATTCGACGCCGGATGGAAGGACACCATCGACCTGCGGGCTTCGGAAGAAGCAGCAATCGCGATCAGATTCGACGGTTATCCCGGCAAGTACGTCTTCCATTGCCACAATCTGGAACACGAGGACATGGCCATGATGGCCAACTTCACCACCCGATGA
- a CDS encoding (2Fe-2S)-binding protein, whose amino-acid sequence MNVELMVNGRTHRLDVEPRTSLADALRDRLGLTGTTLGCEHGVCGSCTVLIDGTAVRSCLALAVQMEGADIRTVEGLADGDRLHPLQEAFAAEHALQCGFCTPGFLMLLAGALAEEPELDKDERRLDELLASNLCRCTGYAGIRRAAARAAARLRGDDSH is encoded by the coding sequence ATGAACGTCGAACTCATGGTCAACGGCCGGACCCACCGGCTCGACGTCGAGCCCCGGACCAGCCTGGCCGACGCGCTGCGCGACCGGCTCGGGCTCACCGGGACCACGCTGGGGTGCGAGCACGGGGTGTGCGGCTCGTGCACCGTGCTGATCGACGGCACCGCCGTCCGCTCCTGCCTCGCCCTGGCCGTTCAGATGGAGGGCGCCGACATCCGCACCGTGGAAGGGCTGGCCGACGGCGACCGGCTGCACCCGCTGCAGGAGGCGTTCGCCGCCGAGCACGCGCTGCAGTGCGGCTTCTGCACCCCCGGCTTCCTCATGCTGCTCGCCGGGGCGCTGGCCGAGGAGCCGGAGCTGGACAAGGACGAGCGGCGGCTCGACGAGCTCCTCGCCTCGAACCTGTGCCGCTGCACCGGGTACGCGGGCATCCGCCGCGCCGCGGCGCGCGCCGCGGCCCGCCTCCGCGGTGACGACAGCCACTGA
- a CDS encoding FAD binding domain-containing protein, with translation MKPAQFAYVAPASVPEAVAVLAERGPESRVLAGGQSLLIELRHRTARPALLVDVNRVPGLSEIAVEDGSVHVGALVRHAQLEHARFDDSLAELFRQVAPYVAHPPIRARGTFAGSLAWAHPASEWCALAMAMGAGIEVAGPAGGRTVPADAWFRGAFATACLPEELVTGVRLPRPPAGAVAAFAELRRTHGSFALAAALVMLRLSGGRVDWVRIGLANAADVPLRAVEAERLMTGELPEPELLAETAVRAAAETDPPDEPHAPAAYRRHALATLVRRCLTRAVQKATAGSP, from the coding sequence ATGAAACCGGCACAATTCGCCTACGTCGCGCCTGCCTCCGTGCCGGAGGCGGTGGCCGTGCTGGCCGAGCGCGGGCCGGAGAGCCGGGTGCTGGCAGGCGGTCAGAGCCTGCTCATCGAGCTGCGTCACCGGACCGCGCGCCCGGCCCTGCTGGTGGACGTCAACCGCGTCCCCGGGCTGTCGGAGATCGCGGTCGAGGACGGCTCGGTCCACGTCGGCGCGCTGGTCCGGCACGCCCAGCTGGAGCACGCCAGGTTCGACGACTCGCTGGCCGAGCTGTTCCGCCAGGTCGCGCCCTACGTCGCCCACCCGCCCATCCGCGCGCGCGGCACCTTCGCCGGAAGCCTGGCGTGGGCGCATCCGGCGTCGGAGTGGTGCGCGCTGGCCATGGCCATGGGCGCGGGGATCGAGGTGGCAGGCCCGGCGGGAGGGCGTACGGTGCCCGCGGACGCGTGGTTCCGCGGGGCCTTCGCCACGGCCTGCCTGCCGGAGGAGCTGGTCACCGGCGTCCGGCTGCCGCGTCCGCCCGCCGGGGCCGTCGCCGCGTTCGCCGAGCTACGCCGCACGCACGGCAGTTTCGCCCTCGCCGCCGCCCTGGTCATGCTGCGGCTCTCCGGTGGCCGGGTCGACTGGGTACGGATCGGCCTGGCGAACGCGGCGGACGTGCCCCTCCGCGCCGTCGAGGCCGAGCGTCTCATGACCGGCGAGCTCCCGGAGCCCGAACTGCTGGCGGAGACCGCCGTACGGGCCGCCGCCGAGACGGACCCGCCCGACGAGCCGCACGCGCCGGCCGCCTACCGCAGGCACGCGCTCGCCACACTGGTACGGCGCTGCCTCACCCGCGCCGTCCAGAAAGCGACAGCGGGAAGCCCATGA
- a CDS encoding DNRLRE domain-containing protein, giving the protein MECAGVRPEFQTASAGLNRALLYFGAADADVLPIGTRIDQAKLELYFDQALGEGAAVTLAAHEITDDSWTWDPQNVSWNNQPPFAATAASTVTRNVGELSRWHSFDVTAMVNAWYASAGAPMGGILIKAANEAKTAPVGGVSYQAMDDFTAVDPLTVDPTAHPRLLVTFGKPSVTLNQPTLATSVGASLSWSAYADPTPGDASDDLAE; this is encoded by the coding sequence GTGGAGTGTGCCGGTGTCAGACCTGAGTTCCAGACGGCCTCGGCCGGTCTGAACCGCGCGCTGCTGTACTTCGGCGCCGCCGACGCGGACGTGCTGCCGATCGGCACCCGCATCGACCAGGCCAAGCTGGAGCTCTACTTCGACCAGGCGCTGGGCGAGGGCGCGGCGGTGACGCTGGCGGCACACGAGATCACCGACGACTCGTGGACCTGGGACCCCCAGAACGTGTCCTGGAACAACCAGCCCCCCTTCGCCGCCACCGCCGCCTCGACGGTGACCCGCAACGTCGGCGAGCTGTCGCGCTGGCACAGCTTCGACGTGACCGCGATGGTCAACGCCTGGTACGCCTCTGCCGGGGCGCCCATGGGCGGCATCCTGATCAAGGCGGCCAACGAGGCCAAGACCGCCCCGGTGGGCGGCGTCTCGTACCAGGCGATGGACGACTTCACCGCCGTCGACCCGCTGACCGTCGACCCGACCGCGCACCCGCGCCTGCTGGTGACGTTCGGCAAGCCGTCGGTGACGCTCAACCAGCCGACGCTGGCGACCTCGGTGGGCGCGTCGCTGTCGTGGTCGGCCTACGCCGACCCGACCCCCGGTGACGCCTCCGACGATCTGGCCGAGTAA
- a CDS encoding extracellular solute-binding protein, producing MGSGKKRWTAALLATAVLSITAACGGEGAGGDVKLRFSYWGSAARQKMTQEAIKKFEAKNPNIDIEEEFSDFRSYYDKLATKVAGDETPDVITLEIRGLREYADRGTLTDLSSTVNTADIDSKVLATGAIDKKQFAIPTGVNAWSLVVDPKAIKDAGQQLPDDTTWTWEQYADLAAKITAATDGKVYGTQQSFNPAFLQIFAAQRGESFYQGDKLGISPNTLKAWWAVHRKLINTKGSPDAAKSVELGALGEDRSLFATGNGAMGMWWSNQLGSINKASGKEVDLLRMPKPQGATTGGMFLQPAMFYTASSKSAHAAEAAKFIDFMINDPEAGQIILSDRGLPASSKVLAAVRDKLPETDKKTLAFLDKVKDELTDSPVAPPKHASAMEDILTRYTNEVLFGRMAPDDAARKLITEANALIAG from the coding sequence TTGGGCTCCGGCAAGAAGAGGTGGACGGCAGCGTTGCTGGCCACTGCTGTGCTGTCGATCACTGCGGCCTGCGGCGGCGAAGGCGCCGGCGGCGACGTCAAGTTGCGTTTCTCCTACTGGGGCAGCGCCGCGCGGCAGAAGATGACGCAAGAGGCGATCAAGAAGTTCGAGGCGAAGAACCCGAACATCGACATCGAGGAAGAGTTCTCCGACTTCCGCAGCTACTACGACAAGCTGGCCACCAAGGTCGCGGGCGACGAAACGCCGGACGTCATCACCCTCGAGATCCGCGGCCTGCGGGAGTACGCCGACCGGGGCACGCTCACCGACCTGTCGAGCACGGTCAACACCGCCGACATCGACAGCAAGGTGCTCGCCACCGGTGCCATCGACAAGAAGCAGTTCGCCATCCCCACCGGCGTCAACGCCTGGTCCCTGGTCGTGGACCCGAAGGCGATCAAGGACGCGGGGCAGCAGTTACCCGACGACACCACGTGGACCTGGGAACAGTACGCCGATCTGGCGGCGAAGATCACCGCAGCCACCGATGGCAAGGTCTACGGCACGCAGCAGAGCTTCAACCCGGCTTTCCTGCAGATCTTCGCCGCTCAGCGGGGCGAGTCCTTCTACCAGGGCGACAAGCTCGGCATCTCGCCCAATACGCTCAAGGCGTGGTGGGCCGTCCACCGGAAACTGATCAACACCAAGGGCTCTCCTGACGCCGCCAAGAGCGTCGAGCTCGGCGCCCTGGGCGAGGACCGCTCGCTCTTCGCCACCGGCAACGGCGCGATGGGGATGTGGTGGAGCAACCAGCTCGGCTCGATCAACAAGGCGTCGGGCAAGGAAGTGGACCTGCTGCGGATGCCGAAGCCACAGGGCGCGACCACCGGTGGCATGTTCCTGCAGCCGGCGATGTTCTACACCGCCTCGTCGAAGTCCGCGCACGCGGCCGAGGCCGCCAAGTTCATCGACTTCATGATCAACGACCCGGAGGCGGGCCAGATCATCCTCAGCGACCGCGGCCTGCCGGCCAGCTCCAAGGTGCTGGCGGCGGTCAGGGACAAGCTCCCGGAGACCGACAAGAAGACGCTGGCCTTCCTCGACAAGGTCAAGGACGAGCTCACGGACTCGCCCGTCGCCCCGCCGAAGCACGCCAGCGCCATGGAAGACATCCTCACGCGGTACACGAACGAGGTTCTGTTCGGCCGGATGGCCCCCGACGATGCCGCACGGAAGCTCATCACGGAGGCCAACGCCCTCATCGCAGGCTAG
- a CDS encoding MarR family winged helix-turn-helix transcriptional regulator: MPKPRGVDLQLGLLLRQSHQRAAGALNNALSSLGLTGRHFGVMMLLGRDGVSTQRDLIRQTGSDKAGMVRTVEDLETLGYLSRARSTTDKRVANLSLTDKGIDALGTAQRLAAGAAEDLFGSFTDAELETLQTLLTRFVAPTERDA; encoded by the coding sequence ATGCCGAAGCCGCGCGGAGTCGACCTTCAACTCGGCCTGTTGCTGCGCCAGTCGCACCAACGAGCCGCCGGGGCGCTGAACAACGCCCTGTCCTCGCTCGGCCTGACCGGCCGCCACTTCGGCGTGATGATGCTCCTGGGCCGCGACGGCGTCTCGACCCAGCGTGACCTGATCCGACAGACCGGCAGCGACAAGGCGGGCATGGTCCGTACCGTCGAAGACCTCGAAACCCTCGGATACCTCTCCCGGGCCCGGTCCACCACCGACAAACGGGTGGCCAATCTCAGCCTGACCGACAAGGGCATCGACGCTCTCGGCACCGCCCAGCGCCTCGCGGCCGGCGCCGCGGAAGACCTGTTCGGATCATTCACCGACGCCGAGCTCGAAACCCTCCAAACTCTCCTGACCAGGTTCGTCGCCCCGACAGAACGCGATGCATGA
- a CDS encoding group II intron maturase-specific domain-containing protein yields the protein MQLRVDHADIAILRSAACTPSAAVTSRHLAMHCSAPRYAPELNPAEEAWSLLRRAMTNFAVTGLPGLVRLKDLNGFLCGWAGYFRYEPSGQRLSKIRRYAQWRLAHFIRRRYRRSMTFGWRVLDDHE from the coding sequence ATGCAGCTGCGGGTCGATCACGCGGACATCGCGATCTTGCGTTCGGCTGCCTGCACACCATCTGCCGCGGTGACATCACGCCACCTGGCTATGCATTGTTCAGCTCCCCGTTACGCTCCTGAACTCAATCCGGCCGAGGAAGCCTGGTCACTGCTCCGCCGGGCCATGACGAACTTCGCCGTCACCGGTCTGCCCGGTCTCGTCCGGCTCAAGGACCTCAATGGCTTCCTGTGCGGCTGGGCCGGATACTTCCGCTACGAACCCTCCGGCCAGCGCCTCAGCAAGATCAGACGGTATGCCCAGTGGCGGCTGGCGCACTTCATCCGAAGACGTTATCGCCGCAGCATGACGTTCGGCTGGCGGGTACTGGACGATCATGAGTAG